One Plasmodium cynomolgi strain B DNA, chromosome 12, whole genome shotgun sequence genomic region harbors:
- a CDS encoding hypothetical protein (putative), which yields MVGVKKRPVRKFNLEINLNNDIEDKVRSYIISDRNKMKEKHKKRRKKIRRRIKMECKISSFVFPSSKKEKKLRLSYINKIKHFQAMVNTSQREIKESRVQLQLQKEEEKL from the exons ATGGTTGGCGTGAAGAAGAGACCAGTCCGAAAATTCAACCTGGAAATTAACCTGAATAATGACATAGAGGACAAGGTACGGTCATACATCATATCGGAtaggaacaaaatgaaggaaaaacataaaaaaagaagaaaaaaaataagaagacGAATCAAAATGGAATGTAAAATATCATCCTTTGTTTTCCCCAGttcaaagaaggagaaaaaactgaGATTAAGTTACATTAAtaa GATAAAGCATTTCCAAGCAATGGTGAACACAAGTCAGAGAGAAATCAAGGAAAGCAGGGTTCAGCTTCAGCtgcaaaaagaggaagaaaaattgtaG
- a CDS encoding hypothetical protein (putative) yields EEYYEPVVKKENKIEYVDNLYLSKNMLNNRENALNYFYTSPFYTSRSHLSLNEKIRVGRMISDDEEGYLFDITYDNLPVLKKNEPHDLVSIHIYYNTNSIFHISLTHIYKVKNIICKKVIQMFCILNGKIYSSRSFGELLNNKIASIVRNVEKFYDCVNKMMNFN; encoded by the coding sequence GAGGAGTACTACGAACCAGtggtgaaaaaggaaaacaaaatcgaATACGTTGATAACCTATATTTATCCAAGAACATGTTAAATAATAGAGAAAATGcgttgaattatttttacacttcTCCATTTTACACAAGTAGAAGTCACCTATcgttaaatgaaaaaatacgaGTGGGGAGAATGATCAgtgatgatgaagaaggaTATTTATTTGACATTACCTACGACAATTTAcctgttttaaaaaaaaatgagccacATGATTTGGTCAGCATACACATTTATTACAACAcaaattccatttttcacatttccctaacacatatatataaagtaaagaacattatttgcaaaaaggttATTCAGATGTTCTGTATTTTGAATGGCAAGATTTACAGTTCGCGATCTTTTGGCGAATTACTAAACAATAAAATTGCCAGCATTGTGCGTAATGTGGAAAAGTTTTATGACTGTGTTAATAAAATGATGAACTTTAAC
- a CDS encoding hypothetical protein (putative): MGLIKSIFYPNIIPRIKNQIKGYNINQSVKKALVSDTGILTIHFWAPTFKWSISLANIVDINRDPKLLSLPQQFAICLTGLLFTRFAYVIKPRNYNLLTINFFMSLTALYQIARIAHYKYNTEYKNGVIGEKKEGAQ; the protein is encoded by the exons AGGATCAAAAACCAAATCAAGGGTTACAACATCAATCAGAGTGTGAAGAAGGCACTGG TGTCCGATACAGGCATCCTGACCATCCACTTTTGGGCCCCTACATTTAAATGGTCCATCTCCCTGGCGAACATCGTTGACATAAATAGGGACCCAAAGCTGCTTTCCCTGCCCCAGCAGTTTG CCATATGTCTGACCGGGTTGCTGTTCACAAGATTCGCCTACGTCATTAAGCCGCGAAATTATAATTTGCTAACCA TAAACTTCTTCATGAGCTTAACGGCGCTGTATCAGATTGCACGTATCGCGCATTATAAGTATAATACGGAGTATAAAAATGGTGTCattggggagaaaaaggagggcGCGCaatga
- a CDS encoding hypothetical protein (putative), translated as MNYQECLHKFVNAHSDNFRQSFYAVVESSQIECLECPIEKTSTDNFLIKIYINNIIHNIRTFLLTCLSGSVGNILHNTNVDKQEACCYVTADDEGASHDGEGDPTGDAGQSDQSGQPGQSEEGSQNGQKSARQCFNKQEDFLRKCKKVHSLRKSLENAHVRTGDTIGFRDDILRYYI; from the exons ATGAACTATCAGGAATGCCTccacaaatttgttaatgCGCATTCGGATAATTTTCGGCAGAGTTTTTACGCCGTCGTGGAGAGTTCACAG ataGAATGTCTTGAATGTCCCATAGAAAAAACGAGCACGGATAATTTCCTCatcaaaatatacattaacAATATT ATACACAACATCCGGACGTTCCTGTTGACTTGCTTGAGCGGGTCGGTGGGGAATATTCTCCACAACACGAACGTAGACAAGCAGGAAGCGTGTTGCTACGTTACGGCTGACGACGAGGGGGCTAGCCACGACGGAGAAGGGGACCCAACCGGGGACGCGGGCCAATCTGACCAATCTGGTCAACCTGGCCAATCGGAGGAAGGTAGCCAAAATGGCCAAAAATCTGCCAGGCAGTGCTTCAACAAACAGGAGGATTTTTTACGCAAATGCAAGAAAGTTCATAGCCTTCGGAAGAGTTTGGAAAATGCCCACGTAAGAACAGGGGACACTATCGGCTTTAGGGACGACATTTTGCGGTACTACATATGA
- a CDS encoding hypothetical protein (putative) — translation MNKLKDKKKGSANPDYPPKKEKKEVHTKRNSKNSSINNSNSNNSCSNNNNSNNSSGNSFVKASKNGTAGEEDNIINKIKELNLVLLQNKDEIDSLRQENEAFSSQIANFVKKCKELQCICSEREKDIAKLKQNEKCLVQEISRRKKEKGELEDKINKLEQEGTSKSKHISKVECEKDNLMKELQERDKQINIFHANIKKLEGQITLLRNENVKNKQDVSNNLKKQDEINEHINTKDSKITALEEKTQKLNKVVRDKIEENENCKKKIQQQSAKIAHLNDKIQILEKEQKNNKEKIKKYTDSIKSLKKNNHKMDERSRESQMEEQRKELEDAIFNSQVYKLSKKMGTRKKSVNSKNRSDNNPLNSDSSASSSCGGSSDGEIVSFSRKYNLSKNMSKRGDTTGKKMK, via the exons atgaataaattaaaagataaaaaaaagggctccGCAAATCCAGACTATCCTCCAAAGA aagaaaaaaaggaagtgcacacaaaaagaaatagcaaaaataGCAGCATAAACAATAGCAACAGCAACAACAGCTGCAGTAACAATaacaacagcaacaacaGCAGCGGAAATTCGTTTGTGAAGGCgagcaaaaatggaactgCTGGAGAGGAGGACAacataattaacaaaataaaggagcTGAATTTAGTTCTGCTCCAAAATAAGGATGAAATAGATAGCCTTCGGCAGGAGAACGAGGCCTTTTCCTCCCAG ATCGCCAACTTCGTGAAAAAGTGCAAAGAACTGCAGTGCATATGCAGCGAGAGGGAAAAGGACATCGCGAaattaaagcaaaatgaaaaatgcctCGTGCAGGAAATAAGCAGacggaaaaaggaaaagggagaactggaggataaaataaacaaactgGAACAGGAAGGGACAAGCAAAAGTAAGCACATCTCTAAAGTGGAATGCGAAAAAGACAATCTGATGAAAGAGCTACAAGAAAGagacaaacaaataaatatttttcacgcaaacataaaaaaactgGAGGGACAAATCACACTTCTGCGGaacgaaaatgtaaaaaataaacaggaCGTAagcaataatttaaaaaaacaagatgaaataaatgaacatataAACACGAAGGACAGCAAAATTACGGCACTGGAAGAAAAGAcgcaaaaattgaacaaaGTTGTAAGGGACAAAAtcgaagaaaacgaaaactgtaaaaaaaaaatacaacaacaGAGTGCCAAAATAGCTCACCTGAATGATAAAATACAAATCTtagaaaaggaacaaaaaaataataaagaaaaaattaaaaaatatacagaTAGCAttaaaagtttaaaaaaaaataaccataAGATGGATGAACGGAGTAGGGAAAGCCAAATGGAGGAACAACGGAAGGAACTTGAGGATGCCATATTTAACTCCCAAGTTTATaaattgagcaaaaaaatgggtacgcgcaaaaaaagtgtCAATTCTAAGAAC CGTAGTGATAATAACCCTCTTAACAGCGACAGCAGTGCAAGCAGTAGCTGCGGCGGAAGCAGCGATGGGGAAATCGTCAGCTTTTCCAGGAAATACAATTTGAGTAAAAATATGAGCAAGAGGGGGGACacaacagggaaaaaaatgaaatga
- a CDS encoding hypothetical protein (putative) — MSDSVIRYFPNFEKKPDMRESLFSRRNRKGTTWGAHSSFEPTDGHRSLHSEKLGKSVGIKIALKSISGTAVLKKNKILINGNETLESVLSFLKKVFNRNEHIYLYINNTIKPNLDDFLADLFDLYQVSNCLNISYSFTPAY, encoded by the exons ATGTCAGACTCGGTGATACGTTATTTTCCCAACTTTGAGAAGAAGCCGGATATGCGCGAGAGCTTGTTCTCAAGGAGGAATAGAAAAGGTACTACATGGGGAGCGCACAGTTCATTCGAGCCAACGGATGGGCATAGGTCTCTTCACAGCGAAAAGTTAGGCAAAAGTGTAGGCA TCAAGATCGCCCTCAAAAGCATCAGCGGAACGGccgttttgaagaaaaacaaaatactTATTAACGGAAACGAAACCCTCGAATCTGTGCTGAGTTTCCTCAAGAAAGTGTTTAACAGAAATGAGCACATC TATCTGTATATTAACAACACCATAAAGCCAAACCTTGATGATTTCCTTGCCGATCTTTTCGAT ctatATCAAGTTTCGAACTGTCTAAACATCTCATATAGTTTCACCCCCGCGTATTAA
- a CDS encoding hypothetical protein (putative), whose translation MNEKEKERQKADEKKLIDFDAQKALTKFDMSNYNEDFVVTNNILKYHMKSIEIYNYEKNKIYDKDELNLYKDKLIHKDNIHYYPYELYFNTYRNIYKEDKVLLSLPNRVKKKKEKETEEKETEEKETEEKETEEKEAEEKETEEKDKEDNASNTFEEEQGLEDDYNFDYNKSEDELENEENDENVI comes from the exons atgaatgaaaaggaaaaggagaggcAGAAGGCCGACGAGAAAAAGT TAATCGACTTCGACGCGCAAAAGGCATTGACAAAATTTGACATGAGCAACTACAATGAAGATTTTGTGGTTACAAATAATATTCTCAAGTACCACATGAAGAGCATAGAAATTTATAActatgagaaaaataaaatttatgatAAGGATGAGCtgaatttatataaagataaaCTCATCCATAAGGACAACATCCACTATTATCCGTATGAGTTGTATTTTAACACGTACAGGAATATCTACAAGGAGGACAAGGTGCTCCTCAGCTTGCCCAATcgggtgaagaaaaaaaaggagaaagaaacggaggagaaggaaacggaggagaaagaaacggaagagaaagaaacggaggaaaaggaagcagaggagaaggaaaCAGAGGAGAAAGACAAAGAAGACAACGCATCGA ACACATTCGAGGAAGAGCAGGGACTAGAAGACGACTACAACTTTGATTATAACAAAAGTGAAGATGAGCTagagaatgaagaaaatgatgagaaTGTCATATAA
- a CDS encoding hypothetical protein (putative): MDELDVKNNNPIQNDAFFFKKINFEIYPIDFNMKIFCLLALFNIVDKLRRRYISQFLFLYEECTTSFRGLIRSKKGGSKEKRSARLNSYESSIRHSSSSNINMPLEESDGESWAYDSLHNGVCTNGYSVEERDGGATTAGEKWPSFGDNSTIESDREVDSTKLKPRCDTKVEVTHDLATQKKREKRRNTSFYMKQKVKLVKKNISWEEVIEEGKKQNKDVFPLSLDINKVAKVLILYLQEYVYESDIGDSHVFVREICLGLTAFLLTSYPLYFFKRSDKIVQRRNRGRKTAPEGRAKVDMEPQQTGVNNELTPAVGTNGENRTKEEEPTQNYFYERFDSDDSGEDQSSDWEGQSSNGKGQRSDWEGQISSGESQRSNGEERQKEKQKREVTPHAEAGEDQVVLMYVLFEVKKKYINILTQLLLKLLCEKNIRTNKMCLFLLNYLYNYATFNSCGERETFEFSNVLNKYCHDFPYELYLKKKMDDNVRKSKRNIYQYLSTSRTNIYNVFDNVTVHLCDYYEPIYLKGHGGAPSVSYANRSNDKRMKSLPGGTSNNPCTCTYEEEITALFLNRPYKYGLIKTVFNKINNFIYLYNYALKYTSFSVFHKNKFASTRKGLMRGQACSGDIGGYNPVGNAAPSGNTAGSGNAAPVGNAAPSGTPPRRDLQFENILINNDFVDDINLSESEEKVSVEEENLIKDVHFLLDKTKKNISVIKCLEYSESYLYSHIFYLLFLNKYNYYLISGFFNTLCYYTAHTEYSNYAYTNVMKMGREKSIEFLFFDFLVRYKDVYTFGYIRDDVLFLYIRYYRMFYMGCDYEEVGEIIRAFNEGRAGRRRHKGGNDHKCNNQYHDMDTDKHNDGDTRRDHTEGTAANIEQTAREHPLALHLHNINLGEILSLEKREDQFDFLKNIFHDYNIFFDRNVIFLTDEECGGGGGTKCILKRGKKKKKKKKRQAKKQKKKKYQDKIELLEYVNICLIKILYYLNNFNLIQLETFLKSVNSFVKFSLMNNFAAFCFLNFFLSTFEKYGTFSLVRTISELTINIFMCATLHLNVKRLAFFLVLHMLLHRYPKIRECTNEYLYANVNFISPDEVRNYLFSSYEDLEEIISILISTQFSEALKDGKLATPIREALIFTFVIIKVVVVF, encoded by the exons ATGGACGAACtggatgtaaaaaataacaacccTATCCAGAatgatgcctttttttttaaaaaaatcaacttTGAGATATACCCCATTGATTTTAATATGAAGATATTTTGCCTCCTTGCTTTGTTTAACATAGTGGACAAATTAAGGAGAAGGTACATCTCCCAGTTTTTGTTCCTTTACGAGGAATGCACTACCAGCTTTAGAGGACTCATCAGGtccaaaaagggaggaagtaAAGAAAAGAGGAGTGCCCGCCTTAACAGCTACGAAAGTAGCATTCGGCACAGCTCTTCTTCCAACATAAACATGCCCCTTGAAGAGTCGGATGGAGAATCCTGGGCGTATGACAGTCTCCACAATGGCGTGTGTACAAATGGGTACTCTGTCGAGGAACGCGATGGTGGAGCCACGACTGCTGGGGAGAAATGGCCTTCCTTCGGGGATAACTCAACTATCGAAAGTGACCGCGAAGTAGATTCCACAAAGTTGAAGCCCCGATGTGACACAAAGGTGGAAGTAACTCATGACTTAGCGacgcaaaagaaaagggaaaaacgaagGAACACCTCCTTTTACATGAAGCAAAAAGTCAAACTTGTTAAGAAGAATATATCATGGGAGGAGGTCATagaggaagggaaaaaacaaaacaaggACGTTTTTCCGTTATCATTAGACATTAACAAAGTAGCAAAAGTATTGATTCTCTACTTGCAGGAATATGTGTACGAAAGTGACATAGGCGATTCGCACGTCTTCGTTAGGGAGATATGTCTAGGGCTGACTGCGTTCTTGTTAACGTCATACCCGCTGTACTTTTTCAAGAGGAGTGATAAAATTGTGCAGAGGAGGaacagggggaggaagacaGCACCTGAGGGAAGAGCTAAGGTAGACATGGAACCGCAGCAAACGGGTGTGAACAACGAGCTAACCCCAGCTGTAGGAACAAACGGGGAGAACCGcacgaaggaagaagaacccaCCCAGAATTACTTCTACGAGCGGTTCGACTCGGATGACAGTGGGGAGGATCAAAGCAGCGATTGGGAGGGGCAAAGCAGCAATGGGAAGGGGCAAAGGAGCGATTGGGAGGGCCAAATCAGCAGTGGGGAGAGCCAACGCAGCAACGGGGAGGAAcgccaaaaggaaaagcaaaagaggGAGGTAACCCCCCACGCAGAGGCTGGGGAGGACCAAGTTGTCCTTATGTACGTCCTATttgaggttaaaaaaaaatacataaacataCTAACCCAGTTGCTgctaaaattattatgcgaaaaaaatatcaggaCAAATAAAATGTGCTTATTCCTTTTGAATTATCTGTACAATTATGCCACTTTTAATTCCTGTGGAGAGAGGGAGACGTTCGAATTCTCCAACGTTCTCAACAAATACTGCCATGATTTCCCATACGAACTttaccttaaaaaaaaaatggatgacaATGTTAGAAAAAGTAAGCGTAACATTTATCAATACTTGAGCACATCCCGGACGAACATTTACAACGTCTTTGATAATGTAACGGTCCATTTGTGTGATTATTACGAGCCGATATATTTGAAGGGTCATGGGGGAGCCCCCAGTGTGAGTTATGCCAATCGTTCGAATGATAAGAGGATGAAAAGTCTCCCCGGGGGAACCAGCAACAATCCCTGCACTTGCACATACGAAGAAGAAATCACCGCACTGTTCCTGAATCGTCCATACAAGTATGGCCTCATCAAGACcgtttttaacaaaattaataattttatttatttgtacaaCTACGCTTTGAAGTACACGAGCTTTTCCGTTTTCCACAAGAATAAGTTTGCTTCTACGAGGAAGGGGCTTATGCGCGGACAGGCCTGCTCGGGCGACATCGGCGGATACAACCCCGTTGGCAACGCCGCTCCAAGTGGCAACACCGCTGGAAGTGGTAACGCCGCTCCAGTTGGTAACGCCGCTCCAAGTGGTACCCCCCCCCGGAGAGACCTCCAATTCGAGAACATCCTCATCAACAACGACTTCGTAGACGATATAAATCTAAGcgaaagtgaagaaaaggtaTCAGTTGAGGaggaaaatttaataaaagacGTCCATTTCTTGCTagacaaaacgaaaaaaaatatcagcgTAATTAAATGCTTGGAGTATAGCGAATCGTATCTGTACagtcacattttttacctgctgttcttaaataaatataattactaTCTGATTAGCGGTTTTTTTAACACCCTGTGTTACTACACCGCGCACACTGAGTATAGCAATTATGCGTACACGAATGTGATGAAGATGGGACGGGAGAAGTCtattgaatttttatttttcgatttCCTCGTCCGATACAAAGATGTGTATACCTTTGGCTACATCCGGGACGACGTACTGTTTCTGTACATTAGATACTACAGGATGTTTTATATGGGGTGCGACTACGAGGAGGTCGGTGAGATAATCCGTGCGTTCAACGAGGGGAGGGCTGGGCGCAGAAGGCACAAAGGGGGTAATGACCACAAGTGTAACAATCAGTATCACGATATGGATACGGATAAGCATAATGATGGTGACACTCGGAGAGACCACACTGAAGGAACAGCTGCTAACATAGAGCAAACTGCACGGGAACACCCACTTGCCCTGCACCTACACAACATCAACTTAGGCGAAATACTTTCACtcgaaaaaagagaagaccAGTTtgactttttaaaaaatatatttcatgaCTATAACATATTCTTCGACagaaatgtaatttttttgactGACGAAGAATGCGGCGGGGGGGGGGGCACGAAATGcatattaaaaaggggaaaaaaaaaaaaaaaaaaaaaaaagagacaggcaaaaaaacaaaaaaaaaaaaaatatcaagaCAAAATTGAATTATTAGAATATGTGAACATTTgcttaattaaaattttatactaCTTGAATAATTTCAACTTAATACAACTGgagacatttttaaaaagtgttaATTCTTTTGTGAAGTTTTCCCTGATGAATAATTTTGCggccttttgttttttaaacttcttcctttccacCTTCGAAAAATACGGAACCTTTTCGCTCGTTCGAACGATTTCGGAGTTgacaataaatattttcatgtgTGCAACTCTGCACTTAAATGTTAAGCGCCTGGCCTTCTTCCTGGTCCTGCACATGCTCCTGCACAG ATACCCCAAGATACGGGAATGCACCAACGAGTACCTCTACGCGAacgttaattttatttccccagACGAGGTAAGGAATTACCTATTTAGCAGCTACGAAGATTtagaagaaataatttccatTCTGATCAGCACGCAATTTTCTGAGGCGCTTAAGGATGGCAAACTTGCAACCCCAATAAGGGAAGCG CTCATCTTCACTTTTGTTATAATCAAAGTTGTAGTCGTCTTCTAG